In the genome of Deinococcus aetherius, the window CGACCGCTACGGGGTCAAGGCGGCCCGCACCACCCGGCGTCTCGCCCTGCCCGACGCCGGGATCGCCGAGCAGCGCAACCACCTGCTGTGGAGCCCCGAGCACCCGCACCTGATCGGGGCCGTCGTCGAGCTGCTCGAGGGCGAGCGCGTCTTGGACCGGGTGCACAGCTACACCGCGCTGCGGTCGGTGGGCATCCAGGGCCACCGTTTCACCCTCAACGGCCATCCGTACTACCTCAGGATGGTCCTTGACCAGGGGTACTGGCCGGAGACCCTGATGGCCGCTACCGACGAGCAGTTGCGGCGCGACGTGGAACTCGCCAAGCAGCTCGGCTTCAACGGCGTGCGCAAGCACCAGAAGGTGGAGGACCCGCGCTGGCTGCATTGGTGTGACCGGCTGGGCCTGCTGGTGTGGGAGGAGATGCCCAGCCACTACCGCTTCAGCGCCCAGGCCGCAACGCGCCTCACGCGCGAGTGGACCGAGGTGATCGCGCGCGACCGCTCGCACCCCTGCGTGATCGCCTGGGTGCCGTTCAACGAGTCCTGGGGAGTACCCGAACTCACGACGAACGCGACCCACACCCACTACGTCCAGGCCCTGTACCACCTTACCAAGACGCTCGACCCCACACGCCTGGCCATCGGCAACGACGGCTGGGAGTTCGTGGTGGGCGACTGGCTGGGCATCCACGACTACGCGCACGAGCCCGAGAAGCTGCGTGCCCGTTACGGCACCCCGGCCGCCGTAACGGACACGGTGGAGCGGCCCTGGGGGCCCGCGCTGCGGGTGTCCGGGTTCGCCGGGCGCGACGAGCCGGTCATGCTCTCGGAGTTTGGCGGCGTCGCCTACTCCGGCACCGACAGGACCGGGTGGGGCTACAGCCGCGTGCAGGACGGCGCCATCTTCCTGGAGCGCTACGAGGCCCTCCTGACGGCCGTGCACGGGCTGGAGGGCATCTCCGGGTTCTGCTACACCCAGCTTGCCGACACGTTCCAGGAGGAAAACGGCCTCACCACCGAGCACCGCGTCTTTAAGGCCGACCCCGCCCGGCTGGCCCGGGCGACTCGCGGGGAGGCCAATCCCCAGGACGTCGAGCTCGAGGGCGACGCCGACCCCTACGGCTATTCCAGGCGCTGGTGGCTCGAACGCCAGCCCACCCTGGCGGGGAGTGGTCCCCCGCCCGGTCCCCGGTTCACCCCCACACTCGACCGGATGGTCCCGCACGAGGAGGAAGTATGAACAAGCTGGCGCTGGCAGGAATGGTCCTTGGTGGAATGCTCGGCCTGGGGGCAGCGCACGCCCAGTACACCGGGCCGAAGGTGAACCTGACCTACGTCCACGGCTTCCTGGGCTCCGACCGCCCGTACATGGAAGATCTGGTCAAGCAGTTCAATGCCTCCCACCCCAACATCGAGGTGAAGTACCAGGGTCAGGACTGGGGCACGACCGGCCAGCAGCTGCTGCCGCTGGTCGCGGCCGGTCGCGCGCCCGACGTCGTGGCTTGGCTGTCGTGGGACATCACCCAGTTCGTCGACAAGGGGGCCTTCAGCGAGCTCACGCCGGCCGAACTGCGGGCCGCGCGGGTATCCAAGGCGGCCTTCTACGACAAGGTGTGGCAGGGCGGGCAGTACCAGGGCAAGACGTACGGCGTGCCGCTGCACCTCGTCACGGTGGTGACGTTCTACAACAAGGACCTGATGCGGAAGATGGGGGTGAGCGCCCCCCCGCGCAACCGCGAGCAGTTCCTCGCGGCGTCGGCCAGGTGCACCACCGACAAGGCGGGGCGGCGGCCCGGCGCCCCGGGCTTCGACGCGCGTAACCTCGCCACCTGGGGGGGGGCCATCCCCGCGGCGCCCGGCTGGTTCCGCCTGGGCATCACGGTGGCCGAGCAAAACGGCGTGGACTTCCTGAACGCCCAGGGGCAGCCCGTCTATGCCTCGGCCCGGGCCGCCGAGGCCCTACAGTTCCTGCGCGACACCAACACCCGGTACCACGTCGGGCCGGCAGGTGCCACGGAGGACAGCGAGGCCGCCGCCTTTCGCCAGGGCAAGAGCTGCTTCAACTACGCGGGCGTGTGGATGCTCAGCCAGTACCGCGAGCAGCTCGGCGACAAGCTGGGGGTCGCCCCCTTCCCGCGCCTGGGCACGCAGCGCGACGCCAGCTTCGGCGACGCCAGCTTCCTCACGCTGCCGCGGCAACGCGCGAACTATGACCCCAACAAACGCGCCGCCGCGCTGGAGTTCGTCGGCTGGATGACGGGCCGCGAGCAAAACCTCGCGTTCACGAAGTCCGGCAGCCTGCCCACCCAACCCGCGGTGGCCAGCGATCCCGCCTACCGCACCAACCCGATGTACGGCGCCTTCGCCGGCTTCCGCAACATCAGCATCTACGGCGGCCTGGGGGGCACCACCCGGATCGCGCCCGTGCTCAGCCCCTTCGGGGACGCGGTCGACCAGTTCCTGAGCGGCAAGAAGGGCGACGCGCTGCAGGTTCTGCGAGAGGCGCAGGTCAAGACGGTCCAGCAGATCGCCGACGCGCAGAAGTGACGTGGCGCCGGGTCGAGTGGCCGCGCAAAGGACCTGTATGACCTTGATTTCCCAACACGGCGGGACACCCCGGGGAGAGGGCGGGTCTGTGCTCCCGCGTGATGGGGCAGGGGGCACGGAAGCGGGGCGCGCGTGAACAGTTCCTCGCGTTCCGCGCCAGCCGTGCGGCGCCGTGCGGCCCGCCCCCTCCTGAACGACGCGCACCCGCTCGTGCCGTACGCCTACCTGCTGCCCCACGCCGCCCTGTTTCTGGTGTTCATCGCGTTCCCGGTGGGGTACGGCCTGTGGATTAGCCTGCACAACTGGAATCCGCTCGAGAGCGCGTCCCCCTGGGTCGGCGCGCGGTACTACCTCGCCCTGCTGAGCGCCAGCACGCCGGAGGCGGAGTACTTCTGGAACGCGCTGCGCAACACCGTGCTGTTCACCGTGCTCAGCGTGCCGCTCCTCGTCGGCGTCTCGCTCGCGCTCGCGTTGCAGTTGCAGCGGCCCATCTTCGGGCGGGCGCTGCTGCGGGCCATCTTCTTCGCGCCCGGCATCCTGTCGGTCACGGTGATGGGCCTGCTGTGGAAGTGGATGTTCCAGAACCAGGTGGGGCTCGTCAACGTGGTGCTCGAGCAATACCTGGGGCGCCCCACGGTCAACTTCCTCACCGCCGAGGGCTGGGCGTGGGTGCCGCTCGTGGTGGGCAGCGTGTGGTGGGGCGTGGGCTTCAACATGACCCTCTATCTCGCCGCGCTGTCCAACATCCCGCACGCATTGTACGAGGCGGCCGAGCTCGACGGCGCCGGCAGCTGGGCGAGGTTCCGCTTCATCACCTGGCCGATGCTGACGCCCACGACCTTGTTCGTGGGGGTCACGACCGCCCTGGGGTCCCTGCAGGTCTTCGGGCAGATCCAGCTCATCACCGGCGGCGGGCCGGCCAGGGGCACCCAGAGCGTGATCGGGTACATCACGGAGGAGGCCTTTACCAACAACAACTACTCCTCGGCGACCGCGATGGCCTTCGCGTTCGGTGTGCTGATGCTGGGCCTCACGGCCGCGCAGTTCCGCCTCATGACAGGCAGCCTGCGCGAGCCCTCGTTCACCGCGCGTGAGCGCCGCCCCTCGCGCTGGGCGCTGGCCCTGACCCGCGCGTGGCACGCGGTCTCCACCGGGTGGGAGTGGGTCGCGGCCCGCCTGCCTAAGCTGGCGCCGCGCCGCTCCAGGAGGGCGGTCACGGCCAGGCGGCGTCCCTGGGGGAACGCCCCACGCTTCGTGTTGCTGGCCCTCCAGGCGCTGCTGTTCCTCGCGCCGCTGTACTGGATGCTCAGCACCTCCTTCAAGCCCGAG includes:
- a CDS encoding glycoside hydrolase family 2 protein — its product is MTELQHPRPQFTRPGWRRLDGPWRFAPDGGGRWTHPRHVTFTHTILVPFPPESEASGIGDTAFHPVVWYAHTVQLSKDEVPEGGERLLLHFGAVDYRARVWANGQLVAEHEGGHTPFTADLTDALVDGEAVELVVRAEDDPADFAQPRGKQDWQPEPHVIWYPRTTGIWQPVWLEKVPETRLDELVWTPHLDTWEVQLDVSLAGPLRPELSVRVRLTTPHEDLADDRYGVKAARTTRRLALPDAGIAEQRNHLLWSPEHPHLIGAVVELLEGERVLDRVHSYTALRSVGIQGHRFTLNGHPYYLRMVLDQGYWPETLMAATDEQLRRDVELAKQLGFNGVRKHQKVEDPRWLHWCDRLGLLVWEEMPSHYRFSAQAATRLTREWTEVIARDRSHPCVIAWVPFNESWGVPELTTNATHTHYVQALYHLTKTLDPTRLAIGNDGWEFVVGDWLGIHDYAHEPEKLRARYGTPAAVTDTVERPWGPALRVSGFAGRDEPVMLSEFGGVAYSGTDRTGWGYSRVQDGAIFLERYEALLTAVHGLEGISGFCYTQLADTFQEENGLTTEHRVFKADPARLARATRGEANPQDVELEGDADPYGYSRRWWLERQPTLAGSGPPPGPRFTPTLDRMVPHEEEV
- a CDS encoding extracellular solute-binding protein, which encodes MNKLALAGMVLGGMLGLGAAHAQYTGPKVNLTYVHGFLGSDRPYMEDLVKQFNASHPNIEVKYQGQDWGTTGQQLLPLVAAGRAPDVVAWLSWDITQFVDKGAFSELTPAELRAARVSKAAFYDKVWQGGQYQGKTYGVPLHLVTVVTFYNKDLMRKMGVSAPPRNREQFLAASARCTTDKAGRRPGAPGFDARNLATWGGAIPAAPGWFRLGITVAEQNGVDFLNAQGQPVYASARAAEALQFLRDTNTRYHVGPAGATEDSEAAAFRQGKSCFNYAGVWMLSQYREQLGDKLGVAPFPRLGTQRDASFGDASFLTLPRQRANYDPNKRAAALEFVGWMTGREQNLAFTKSGSLPTQPAVASDPAYRTNPMYGAFAGFRNISIYGGLGGTTRIAPVLSPFGDAVDQFLSGKKGDALQVLREAQVKTVQQIADAQK
- a CDS encoding ABC transporter permease, translated to MNSSSRSAPAVRRRAARPLLNDAHPLVPYAYLLPHAALFLVFIAFPVGYGLWISLHNWNPLESASPWVGARYYLALLSASTPEAEYFWNALRNTVLFTVLSVPLLVGVSLALALQLQRPIFGRALLRAIFFAPGILSVTVMGLLWKWMFQNQVGLVNVVLEQYLGRPTVNFLTAEGWAWVPLVVGSVWWGVGFNMTLYLAALSNIPHALYEAAELDGAGSWARFRFITWPMLTPTTLFVGVTTALGSLQVFGQIQLITGGGPARGTQSVIGYITEEAFTNNNYSSATAMAFAFGVLMLGLTAAQFRLMTGSLREPSFTARERRPSRWALALTRAWHAVSTGWEWVAARLPKLAPRRSRRAVTARRRPWGNAPRFVLLALQALLFLAPLYWMLSTSFKPEIDTLAQPVQWWPARPTLDNYRDVLSNPDTNILRWTLNSALVALLTTLLTVALCVLTAYPLARMRFRGREGWFWFLLTSLMVPGIVTLIPLYIMMIRLNWIDTYHALLWPALPGVFGVFMLRQFFAAVPRELEEAARLDGANSFQILWRVLVPLSVPALVTLGVFAFMGSWNNYVWPLYVVHGDTQTLPVGLALFSGRYVTDYGKLMAGTAVAAVPALLVYLLGQRYLERGLTVTGLKD